From Triticum aestivum cultivar Chinese Spring chromosome 4A, IWGSC CS RefSeq v2.1, whole genome shotgun sequence, a single genomic window includes:
- the LOC123083823 gene encoding uncharacterized protein translates to MMNFTEDAPVKKGYVLLTRMESITAYKNQRGQPRSGTPEQSDTPVSANDMCSLAEWPSHARRNRALLQDEAGGQKKKGRGVLKGFKASKKRFANGSAKLNITFSEKLGGTVGMNYCSFKDDVVVIVKRKLPLIGVRTWSDIHPTIHRFIVADMIDRWDLEDTPETEEKVLKIAKEQYRGWRSTLSSTYKAYKIDIARLANLPEDLQPEEWEWMIEYFGTDSKFQSHWLYLVSMN, encoded by the exons ATGATGAATTTTACGGAGGATGCTCCTG TAAAGAAAGGCTATGTTCTCTTAACAAGGATGGAAAGTATAACGGCATACAAAAACCAACGTGGACAACCCAGATCTG GAACTCCAGAACAATCTGACACTCCAGTGTCTGCTAATGACATGTGTTCCCTTGCTGAATGGCCATCCCATGCTCGCCGCAACCGTGCGCTACTACAGGATG AAGCTGGTGGACAGAAGAAGAAAGGGCGAGGTGTTCTAAAAGGTTTTAAAGCATCTAAGAAGCGTTTTGCCAATGGATCTGCAAAGCTAAATATTACATTCTCTGAAAAATTGGGTGGTACAGTAGGAATGAACTATTGTTCGTTCAAGGATGACGTGGTAGTCATAGTGAAAAGAAAGCTACCACTCATTGGAGTGAGGACGTGGTCGGACATTCACCCTACCATTCATCGATTCATTGTTGCAGATATGATA GACAGATGGGACCTGGAAGATACACCAGAAACAGAAGAAAAAGTTCTCAAAATTGCGAAAGAGCAATATAGAGGCTGGCGATCAACTCTAAGCTCCACTTACAAGGCATACAAAATAGATATAGCTAGATTGGCTAATCTGCCGGAAGATTTGCAACCAGAAGAGTGGGAATGGATGATTGAGTACTTTGGCACTGATTCAAAATTTCAG TCTCACTGGTTATATTTGGTTTCAATGAATTGA